A DNA window from Polyangium spumosum contains the following coding sequences:
- the lipB gene encoding lipoyl(octanoyl) transferase LipB, translating into MGARHAKAVFLGRRRYEPIHELQRHLVALRADGHIEDIILLVEHEPVVTLGRAADEGNVLRGKEALAELGVDLVQTGRGGDVTYHGPGQLVCYPILDLRPDRCDVRRYVRSLAEVMILLARDLGVEAGVVDGLIGVWADRDKPTEWAGAPWASELAKLGAIGVRLTRWVTMHGFAFNLNVDLRAFQLIVPCGIRDHGVTSIEELTGNAPSVRDVALGCHEILSRGLDVSVSRVEDMSDVSDLERALTGEARSSSGPAEQKKPASG; encoded by the coding sequence GTGGGCGCAAGGCACGCGAAGGCGGTTTTCCTCGGTCGACGGCGCTACGAGCCGATCCACGAGCTCCAGCGGCACCTCGTCGCCCTCCGCGCGGACGGGCACATCGAGGACATCATCCTGCTCGTCGAGCACGAGCCCGTCGTCACGCTCGGCCGCGCCGCCGACGAGGGCAACGTCCTTCGTGGCAAGGAGGCGCTCGCCGAGCTCGGCGTCGATCTCGTGCAGACGGGCCGCGGCGGCGACGTCACCTACCACGGGCCCGGTCAGCTCGTGTGTTATCCGATCCTCGATCTCAGGCCCGATCGATGCGACGTGCGCCGCTACGTCCGATCCCTCGCGGAGGTGATGATCCTGCTCGCGCGTGATCTCGGGGTCGAGGCGGGCGTCGTCGACGGGCTCATCGGCGTGTGGGCCGATCGCGACAAACCCACCGAGTGGGCCGGCGCGCCCTGGGCGAGCGAGCTCGCGAAGCTCGGCGCGATCGGCGTGCGCCTCACGCGATGGGTCACGATGCACGGCTTCGCGTTCAACCTGAACGTGGATCTCCGCGCCTTTCAGCTCATCGTGCCCTGCGGGATCCGCGACCACGGCGTCACGTCGATCGAGGAGCTCACGGGGAACGCGCCCTCCGTGCGTGACGTCGCGCTCGGGTGCCACGAGATCCTCTCACGCGGGCTCGACGTCTCCGTCTCGCGCGTCGAGGACATGTCGGACGTATCCGATCTGGAGCGCGCGCTGACGGGGGAAGCCCGATCCTCCTCGGGCCCCGCCGAGCAAAAAAAGCCCGCCTCCGGCTGA
- a CDS encoding HD domain-containing phosphohydrolase has translation MPSQLTEERPRILVVDDEKVIRDMLADFLGMEGYIVRTAEDGNAALGELTKSHYDLIISDLKMPKMGGIQLLDEIGKTSPDALTVIMTGFGTVETAIDAMKRGAYDYVLKPFKLDEVVHVVQRGLEKQRMAAENLRLREALGLYKVSEAIQASLSLDQVLETVAESCLSEVRSDLVSTWLDDGEGGLFERQHIRGPQLPEDAAIGALDHDKIAVHLRAEATLLEQGPRGLKFFSAPPEVPLYSLVAVPLRIGQRFMGFIALASFSKGRRFEEGQRKLLSIIASRAAAAIENARLYQDLQATFQQTIQGLAKAIDKMDRYTSGHSDRVALYAVFLARQLGLSAFEIEIVRQSALMHDIGKIGCVLNLNKPGKLTQDEYEVFKKHPVYGRDILDPIKFLHPLIPGVHLHHERWDGRGYPLKMKGNEIPIIARIIAVADTYDAMTSDRSYRRALPHEVAVAEIERCSGSQFDPEVAANFTDKIEGYRDERRSAGDKVPE, from the coding sequence GTGCCGTCTCAACTCACGGAAGAGCGCCCGCGTATCCTCGTGGTCGACGACGAGAAGGTGATCCGCGACATGCTGGCGGATTTCCTGGGCATGGAGGGCTACATCGTGCGCACGGCCGAGGACGGCAACGCCGCGCTCGGTGAGCTCACGAAGTCGCACTACGACCTCATCATCAGCGACCTCAAGATGCCGAAGATGGGCGGCATCCAGCTCCTCGACGAGATCGGCAAGACCTCGCCCGACGCGCTCACCGTGATCATGACGGGGTTCGGCACGGTCGAGACGGCGATCGACGCGATGAAGCGCGGCGCGTACGACTACGTGCTCAAGCCCTTCAAGCTCGACGAGGTGGTCCACGTCGTGCAGCGCGGGCTCGAGAAGCAACGCATGGCCGCGGAGAACCTGCGCCTGCGCGAGGCGCTCGGCCTGTACAAGGTCAGCGAGGCCATCCAGGCGAGCCTCTCGCTCGATCAGGTGCTCGAGACCGTGGCCGAGAGTTGCCTGTCGGAGGTGCGCAGCGATCTCGTGTCCACGTGGCTCGACGACGGCGAGGGCGGGCTCTTCGAGCGGCAACACATCCGCGGCCCGCAGCTCCCCGAGGACGCGGCGATCGGCGCGCTCGATCACGACAAGATCGCCGTGCACCTGCGCGCCGAGGCGACGCTGCTCGAGCAGGGCCCGCGCGGGCTGAAGTTCTTCTCGGCCCCGCCGGAGGTGCCGCTCTACTCGCTCGTCGCGGTGCCGCTGCGCATCGGCCAGCGCTTCATGGGCTTCATCGCGCTCGCGTCGTTCTCCAAGGGGCGGCGCTTCGAGGAGGGGCAACGCAAGCTGCTCAGTATCATCGCCTCGCGCGCCGCCGCCGCGATCGAGAACGCGCGGCTCTACCAGGACCTGCAGGCCACGTTCCAGCAGACGATCCAGGGCCTCGCGAAGGCCATCGACAAGATGGACCGTTACACGTCGGGCCACTCGGATCGCGTGGCGCTCTACGCGGTCTTCCTCGCCAGGCAGCTCGGCCTCTCCGCGTTCGAGATCGAGATCGTCCGGCAGAGCGCGCTGATGCACGACATCGGCAAGATCGGCTGCGTGCTCAACCTCAACAAGCCCGGCAAGCTCACGCAGGACGAGTACGAGGTCTTCAAGAAGCACCCCGTCTACGGCCGCGACATCCTCGATCCCATCAAGTTCCTGCACCCGCTCATCCCGGGCGTGCACCTGCACCACGAGCGCTGGGACGGGCGCGGGTATCCGCTCAAGATGAAGGGCAACGAGATCCCCATCATCGCGCGCATCATCGCCGTGGCCGACACCTACGACGCCATGACGAGCGACCGATCCTATCGCCGCGCGCTGCCGCACGAGGTCGCCGTCGCCGAGATCGAGCGATGCTCCGGATCGCAGTTCGATCCCGAGGTCGCTGCGAACTTCACCGACAAGATCGAGGGCTACCGCGACGAGCGGCGCAGCGCCGGAGACAAGGTGCCGGAGTAG
- a CDS encoding pseudouridine synthase: protein MIECVHAEQCGGCPLIGMDYAQQLTTKRARVVSAIVHYPALELLYTRQVVPGDQIVGYRGRAKLIVSHAGGIGLYGRSGNHDVIDIPNCRVLAPALAEVTTALRGLIASPPPEARGLLLPYEPHGGGVLRAIDLREVHMPGTTALPETTTTAQGNRVGVLLTFVLQRDRVPSRDELKEAGRAIRALLPRVVGIAANLHEADAPQILGPETMVLDGVPHAEDRIGPTYHVASFGSFVQVHRGQASRVHALITREIASLDMQLLIDETGTNRRQPRVLDLYGGSGAISIALSHAKNIVTMVESFAPAVNNARAAAEAQGLGKLDARVGDAADVVNSLLANNEKFDAVVMNPPRRGVSPAAREAIARLGAPLCIYVSCDPDTLARDLDHFSRLGYTSSELIPIDMIPLTEEVETVAVLKRAPPAQPRVIYEDDDVIVVEKGPHEPVENQPEYLGSLMQRCLRLPGVSNLKVVNKLDTGTSGLCIFARNEVARQLWTTALATSGRLIYLVAAKGVTPTKGAIARDLREGGRSYMARTRYRRLAVASGHSILRVIPDGHRPHQIRRHLAAIGHPVLGDERYGHVPTNRYFEEKHGLDRSFVHLIRIEIVHPRTGAKLLIESTLPGDLRASLERATGSSVIKFLEQKHALGENRASSMLPGEPSPAPLPPPRPLDRGTQPAIAPAPNELAPPPPSYPPDSLAEPMSYASPDSFASPPSYASPPSHPQPASYAPPGGLPSPTITEAPTEAVPELDESPRTIRHAIVSDDD, encoded by the coding sequence ATGATCGAGTGCGTGCACGCCGAGCAATGCGGCGGCTGCCCGCTCATCGGGATGGACTACGCCCAGCAGCTCACGACCAAGCGCGCGCGCGTGGTGAGCGCGATCGTGCACTACCCGGCGCTCGAGCTTCTGTACACGCGCCAGGTCGTGCCCGGTGATCAGATCGTCGGCTACCGCGGGCGCGCGAAGCTCATCGTGTCGCACGCGGGCGGGATCGGCCTCTACGGTCGCTCCGGCAACCACGACGTGATCGACATCCCGAACTGCCGCGTGCTCGCGCCCGCGCTCGCCGAGGTGACGACGGCGCTGCGTGGGCTCATCGCGTCGCCGCCGCCGGAGGCGCGCGGGCTGCTCTTGCCGTACGAGCCACACGGCGGAGGCGTGCTGCGCGCGATCGATCTGCGTGAGGTGCACATGCCCGGCACGACGGCGCTGCCCGAGACGACGACGACGGCGCAAGGCAACCGCGTCGGCGTGCTCCTCACCTTCGTGCTGCAGCGAGATCGCGTGCCCTCGCGGGACGAGCTGAAGGAGGCGGGGCGCGCGATCCGGGCGCTCCTGCCGCGCGTCGTGGGCATCGCGGCGAACCTGCACGAGGCGGACGCGCCGCAGATCCTCGGGCCGGAGACGATGGTGCTCGACGGCGTGCCACACGCGGAGGACCGCATCGGGCCGACGTACCACGTGGCCTCGTTCGGCTCGTTCGTGCAGGTGCACCGGGGCCAGGCGTCACGCGTGCACGCGCTCATCACGCGCGAGATCGCCTCGCTCGACATGCAGCTCCTCATCGACGAGACGGGCACGAACCGCAGGCAGCCGCGCGTGCTCGATCTGTACGGCGGATCGGGCGCGATCTCGATCGCGCTCTCGCACGCGAAGAACATCGTGACGATGGTGGAGTCGTTCGCGCCGGCGGTGAACAACGCGCGCGCGGCGGCGGAGGCGCAGGGGCTCGGCAAGCTCGACGCGCGCGTCGGCGACGCGGCCGACGTGGTCAACTCGCTGCTCGCGAACAACGAGAAGTTCGACGCCGTGGTGATGAACCCGCCGCGGCGCGGGGTCTCGCCCGCGGCGCGCGAGGCGATCGCGCGGCTCGGCGCGCCGCTCTGCATCTACGTGTCGTGTGATCCGGACACGCTCGCGCGGGACCTCGATCACTTCAGCCGCCTCGGCTACACGTCGAGCGAGCTCATCCCGATCGACATGATCCCGCTGACGGAGGAGGTCGAGACGGTGGCGGTGCTCAAGCGGGCGCCGCCGGCGCAGCCGCGGGTGATCTACGAGGACGACGACGTCATCGTGGTCGAGAAGGGCCCGCACGAGCCGGTGGAGAACCAGCCGGAGTACCTCGGCTCGCTCATGCAGCGCTGCTTGCGCTTGCCGGGCGTGTCGAACCTCAAGGTGGTGAACAAGCTCGACACCGGGACGAGCGGCCTCTGCATCTTCGCGCGGAACGAGGTGGCGCGGCAGCTCTGGACGACGGCGCTCGCCACGAGCGGGCGGCTGATCTACCTCGTCGCCGCGAAGGGCGTCACGCCGACGAAGGGCGCCATCGCGCGTGACCTGCGCGAGGGCGGGCGCAGCTACATGGCGAGGACGCGTTACCGCAGGCTCGCCGTGGCCTCGGGTCACTCGATCCTGCGCGTGATCCCCGACGGACACAGGCCGCACCAGATCCGCCGTCACCTCGCGGCGATCGGTCACCCCGTGCTCGGCGACGAGCGCTACGGCCACGTGCCCACGAACCGCTACTTCGAGGAGAAGCACGGCCTCGATCGCTCGTTCGTGCACCTCATCCGCATCGAGATCGTGCACCCACGCACGGGCGCGAAGCTGCTCATCGAGTCGACGTTGCCAGGGGATCTGCGCGCGTCGCTCGAGCGCGCGACGGGCTCGTCCGTGATCAAGTTCCTCGAGCAGAAGCACGCGCTCGGCGAGAACCGCGCCTCCTCGATGCTGCCGGGCGAGCCTTCGCCCGCGCCGCTCCCGCCGCCGCGGCCGCTCGATCGAGGCACGCAGCCCGCGATCGCCCCGGCGCCGAACGAGCTCGCGCCGCCGCCGCCCTCGTACCCGCCGGACTCGCTCGCCGAGCCGATGTCGTACGCGTCGCCCGACTCGTTCGCGTCGCCGCCGTCGTACGCGTCGCCTCCCTCCCATCCGCAGCCGGCCTCGTACGCGCCGCCGGGTGGCCTGCCATCACCGACGATCACGGAGGCGCCGACCGAGGCCGTCCCCGAGCTCGACGAGTCTCCTCGCACGATCCGTCACGCCATCGTCTCGGACGACGACTGA
- a CDS encoding matrixin family metalloprotease — protein sequence MRASPRLAFTFALGAALAMSAVAGEALAYCRASTCAEGQLCGPPPWDDPACKPLAWMRPCVSVSVQVDASEEVSFAQAEALVERSFRAWEEPVCETVLPGPPNIHVMNAGPVQCDRVEYNQTAGNTNVVVFRDAAWTHPDGPHNIALTTVTFSTRTGEIFDADIEVNTAGFPFTLTDDPETVQMDLLSVMTHEAGHFLGIAHAEDANATMWPTYTSGSILPRTLAADDIAAICEAYPPTGEPIDKERCNPIPRHGFSPECAAKQTEGDCSVSAPGEDGTRGAAEVIACVALVFVGARRIRGRGARRGR from the coding sequence ATGCGCGCTTCGCCTCGGCTCGCCTTCACGTTCGCGCTCGGGGCGGCGCTCGCGATGAGCGCTGTCGCGGGAGAGGCGCTCGCGTACTGCCGCGCGTCGACGTGCGCCGAGGGGCAGCTCTGCGGGCCGCCGCCTTGGGACGATCCGGCGTGCAAGCCGCTCGCGTGGATGCGGCCGTGCGTGAGCGTGAGCGTGCAGGTGGACGCGTCGGAGGAGGTCTCGTTCGCGCAGGCGGAGGCGCTCGTGGAGCGGTCGTTCCGCGCGTGGGAGGAGCCCGTGTGCGAGACGGTGCTGCCGGGGCCGCCGAACATCCACGTGATGAACGCCGGGCCCGTGCAGTGTGATCGCGTCGAGTACAACCAGACCGCGGGCAACACGAACGTGGTGGTCTTCCGCGACGCGGCCTGGACGCACCCGGACGGGCCGCACAACATCGCGCTGACGACGGTGACGTTCAGCACGCGGACGGGCGAGATCTTCGACGCGGACATCGAGGTCAACACGGCCGGCTTTCCGTTCACGCTCACCGACGATCCGGAGACGGTGCAGATGGATCTGCTCAGCGTGATGACGCACGAGGCGGGGCACTTCCTCGGGATCGCGCACGCGGAGGACGCGAACGCGACGATGTGGCCGACCTACACGTCGGGCAGCATCCTGCCGCGTACGCTCGCGGCGGACGACATCGCGGCGATCTGCGAGGCGTATCCGCCGACGGGAGAGCCGATCGACAAGGAGCGGTGCAACCCGATCCCGCGGCACGGGTTCTCGCCGGAGTGCGCGGCGAAGCAGACGGAGGGGGACTGCAGCGTGAGCGCGCCGGGCGAGGACGGGACGAGGGGCGCGGCGGAGGTGATCGCGTGTGTCGCGCTCGTGTTCGTGGGCGCGCGGAGGATCAGAGGCCGAGGCGCACGCCGAGGCCGGTGA
- the cyaY gene encoding iron donor protein CyaY: protein MSSEGISERDFERAADDTLRLLERALDGVDGLEVDLQMGVLTVEFGDGTKYVINSHRAARQIWMAAERTAWHFDPREGGARWQASKDGAELWTTVEGVLSRKLGSPVELPR from the coding sequence ATGAGCAGCGAGGGCATCTCGGAGCGGGACTTCGAACGGGCCGCGGACGACACGCTGCGTCTGCTCGAGCGGGCGCTCGACGGCGTGGACGGGCTCGAGGTCGATCTGCAGATGGGGGTCCTCACGGTCGAGTTCGGGGACGGGACGAAGTACGTCATCAACAGCCACCGCGCGGCGCGGCAGATCTGGATGGCCGCCGAGCGGACCGCCTGGCACTTCGATCCACGCGAGGGGGGCGCGCGCTGGCAGGCCTCGAAGGACGGGGCGGAGCTCTGGACGACCGTGGAGGGCGTCCTGTCGCGCAAGCTCGGCAGCCCCGTCGAGCTCCCTCGTTAG
- a CDS encoding serine/threonine protein kinase — MSEKKKITPGQVVAGRYRVIREIGRGAVGAVHLVQHVHTDEQFALKVLHDPAAASPEKIARFRVEARAPARIDSDHVVRITDADVAAELNGAPFFVMEYLRGRDLGAELDERGQLPAPEVVLYMRQAARALDKAHALGIVHRDLKPENLFLTEREDSVPCVKLVDFGIAKLTGDAATIAQIISRTQTGRIFGTPLFMSPEQATGRVSLVGPATDVWALGLVTNRLLTGRDHFESETVAELIGKIAYDDIRPPSAYGSTLGPAYDAWFLRCCNREITRRYRSAGEAVTALAAALGVEEGDALIDAVISSRRSLGGPSMAFSETMRAPPTLGDSIDILLDALESKVPPPPPPPPSSLPAMKPPPVPNLQATLSEPELSPYAPAAAPTPAPPTVVSGPAAAVVPSALDLTPPPRSRGSVYIGLAVAAALAAGLVLGLLFIQSNDPATPTAATAPVSAPSSPPAPTHAKLPTPSSPTASSLVPASTVAPAPSTSVMPNVAPRGTYPRKDPLYGRH, encoded by the coding sequence ATGTCGGAGAAGAAGAAGATCACCCCCGGCCAGGTCGTCGCCGGCCGGTATCGCGTGATCCGGGAGATCGGCCGCGGCGCGGTGGGCGCCGTGCACCTCGTGCAGCACGTCCACACGGACGAACAGTTTGCCCTCAAAGTGCTTCACGACCCGGCCGCGGCGAGCCCCGAGAAGATCGCCCGCTTCCGCGTGGAGGCGCGCGCCCCCGCGCGTATCGACAGCGACCACGTCGTTCGTATCACGGACGCCGACGTCGCCGCCGAGCTCAACGGCGCCCCCTTCTTCGTGATGGAGTACCTCCGCGGACGCGACCTCGGCGCCGAGCTCGACGAGCGCGGCCAGCTCCCCGCCCCGGAGGTCGTCCTCTACATGCGACAGGCCGCGCGCGCGCTCGACAAGGCCCACGCCCTCGGCATCGTGCACCGCGACCTCAAGCCCGAGAACCTCTTCCTCACGGAGCGCGAAGACTCCGTCCCCTGCGTCAAGCTCGTCGACTTCGGCATCGCCAAGCTCACGGGCGACGCCGCCACCATCGCGCAGATCATCTCCCGCACCCAGACCGGCCGCATCTTCGGCACGCCCCTCTTCATGTCCCCCGAGCAAGCCACGGGCCGCGTCTCCCTCGTCGGCCCCGCGACGGACGTCTGGGCCCTCGGCCTCGTCACGAACCGCCTCCTGACAGGCCGCGACCACTTCGAATCAGAGACCGTCGCCGAGCTCATCGGCAAGATCGCGTACGACGACATCCGCCCCCCGAGCGCCTACGGCTCCACCCTCGGCCCCGCCTACGACGCCTGGTTCCTCCGCTGCTGCAACCGCGAGATCACCCGCCGCTACCGCTCCGCAGGTGAAGCCGTCACCGCGCTCGCCGCCGCCCTCGGCGTCGAGGAAGGTGACGCGCTCATCGACGCCGTCATCTCCTCGCGACGCTCCCTCGGCGGACCGAGCATGGCCTTCAGCGAGACCATGCGCGCCCCGCCCACGCTGGGCGACTCGATCGACATCCTCCTCGACGCCCTGGAATCCAAGGTCCCGCCGCCGCCGCCGCCGCCGCCGTCCAGCCTGCCGGCGATGAAGCCGCCGCCCGTCCCGAACCTCCAGGCCACCCTCTCGGAGCCAGAGCTGTCACCCTACGCGCCCGCAGCGGCGCCGACCCCCGCGCCCCCGACCGTCGTGAGCGGCCCGGCCGCCGCCGTCGTCCCCTCCGCGCTCGACCTCACGCCCCCCCCGCGCTCGCGTGGCTCCGTCTACATCGGCCTCGCCGTCGCCGCCGCCCTCGCCGCCGGCCTCGTCCTCGGCCTCCTCTTCATCCAATCAAACGACCCCGCCACCCCGACCGCCGCCACGGCCCCCGTCAGCGCCCCCTCGAGCCCCCCCGCGCCGACCCACGCAAAGCTCCCGACACCATCGTCGCCGACAGCCTCATCCCTGGTGCCAGCCTCGACCGTCGCACCAGCCCCCTCGACCTCGGTCATGCCAAACGTGGCGCCGCGGGGGACGTATCCAAGGAAGGATCCGTTGTACGGGAGGCATTAG
- a CDS encoding DUF2251 domain-containing protein encodes MATEEIFESCVRSAGDLAGVFEYNGETGYFYLYATGAAGEARVLDAIHVVSGEVSFTASDIAIEWEQGETRVGLFIRGQLRASFDATNMTKLGETPRKEPQRATPKKRSK; translated from the coding sequence GTGGCAACGGAAGAGATCTTCGAGAGCTGTGTTCGGTCCGCAGGCGATCTTGCAGGCGTGTTCGAGTACAACGGGGAGACTGGCTACTTCTACCTTTACGCGACGGGGGCTGCTGGCGAAGCACGTGTGCTCGATGCCATTCATGTTGTATCCGGCGAGGTCAGCTTCACGGCATCGGATATCGCGATCGAGTGGGAGCAGGGCGAGACACGCGTTGGTCTATTCATTCGTGGCCAACTGCGAGCGTCGTTCGACGCCACGAACATGACCAAGCTGGGCGAAACTCCTCGCAAAGAGCCGCAGCGCGCGACGCCGAAGAAGAGGAGCAAGTGA
- a CDS encoding sodium:solute symporter family transporter encodes MPPHRLPIALAVAGYLLALLLAGTFVSRRSGGFSGYVTGGGKIPAWMLALSFMANFVSSNSFVGHAGKSYQVGLGWCVVGGFLVVACALSFHLFAPRFAEFGRTNGALTLPDFFERRFGSRPLAVFVQWIVVATTLLYVLAVLRGTALVVASGLGLSYSASLCAVYGVTLVYCLLGGFWADVLTDVVQSFVLLAGAGLLFVAVLFAAPAPAAPAPPPLRPLSVAELVAVGLSGAVKLVADPKQVMVFYAFGDATRARRFRHFAPLLLLVVLGCLFPIGYLARTLLPLVRDADEVVPRLVFERGLLGSAFGSVFLVALLAASMSSLDSALLVVASCLEKHVVAPLARREPSERHTRLILFLVATLVLALSFRPLGDIVSLSTLAGALLGASLLPLLCVGLFGPPIPPRVALWSLTLGLVGALAGKLAPRALGLRSPWLQDIFVGLLLATLPLAVHGLFDRRRPASVST; translated from the coding sequence GTGCCTCCCCATCGCCTCCCCATCGCCCTCGCCGTCGCGGGTTACCTCCTCGCCCTCCTGCTCGCCGGCACCTTCGTCTCCCGGCGCTCCGGGGGCTTCTCCGGCTACGTCACGGGCGGCGGCAAGATCCCCGCGTGGATGCTCGCCCTCTCCTTCATGGCGAACTTCGTCAGCTCGAACTCCTTCGTCGGACATGCCGGCAAGAGCTACCAGGTCGGCCTCGGCTGGTGTGTCGTCGGTGGCTTCCTCGTCGTCGCCTGCGCCCTCTCCTTCCACCTCTTCGCCCCTCGTTTCGCCGAATTCGGACGCACGAACGGCGCCCTCACGCTCCCCGACTTCTTCGAGCGCCGCTTCGGATCCCGCCCGCTCGCCGTCTTCGTCCAGTGGATCGTCGTCGCCACGACCCTGCTCTACGTCCTCGCCGTCCTGCGCGGCACCGCCCTCGTCGTCGCCTCCGGCCTCGGCCTCTCCTATTCCGCTTCGCTGTGCGCCGTGTACGGCGTCACCCTCGTGTATTGCCTGCTCGGCGGGTTCTGGGCCGACGTGCTCACGGACGTCGTGCAATCGTTCGTCTTGCTCGCCGGCGCGGGCCTGCTCTTCGTCGCCGTCCTCTTCGCCGCGCCCGCGCCTGCGGCGCCCGCGCCTCCGCCGCTCCGCCCGCTCTCCGTCGCGGAGCTCGTCGCGGTGGGCCTCTCCGGCGCCGTCAAGCTCGTCGCCGATCCCAAGCAGGTCATGGTCTTTTATGCCTTCGGCGACGCCACGCGGGCCCGCCGCTTCCGGCATTTTGCACCGCTCTTGCTCCTCGTCGTCCTCGGTTGCCTCTTCCCGATTGGTTACCTCGCGCGGACGCTCTTGCCCCTCGTGCGGGACGCCGACGAGGTCGTCCCTCGCCTCGTCTTCGAGCGAGGCCTGCTCGGCTCGGCCTTCGGATCCGTCTTCCTCGTCGCGCTGCTCGCCGCCTCGATGTCCTCGCTCGACTCGGCCCTGCTCGTCGTCGCCTCTTGCCTCGAAAAACACGTCGTCGCCCCGCTCGCTCGTCGCGAGCCGAGCGAGCGCCACACGCGCCTGATCCTCTTCCTCGTCGCGACCCTCGTCCTCGCGCTCTCCTTTCGCCCGCTCGGCGACATCGTCTCCCTCTCCACCCTCGCGGGCGCGCTGCTCGGCGCCTCGCTCTTGCCCCTCCTTTGCGTGGGCCTCTTCGGGCCGCCGATCCCGCCGCGTGTCGCCCTTTGGTCCCTCACGCTCGGCCTCGTGGGGGCCCTCGCCGGCAAGCTCGCGCCACGCGCGCTCGGCCTGCGTTCGCCCTGGCTGCAGGACATCTTCGTGGGCCTGCTCCTCGCGACCTTGCCCCTCGCCGTCCATGGGCTCTTCGACCGCCGCCGCCCCGCTTCCGTTTCCACCTGA